One window of Sinorhizobium fredii NGR234 genomic DNA carries:
- a CDS encoding cold-shock protein produces MATKGIVKFFNQDKGFGFITPDGGAKDVFVHISAVQAAGLATLKDGQQVSFDTEPDRMGKGPKAVNLQAL; encoded by the coding sequence ATGGCCACCAAGGGCATCGTAAAATTCTTCAACCAGGACAAGGGTTTTGGTTTCATCACGCCGGACGGCGGCGCCAAGGACGTTTTCGTCCACATCTCCGCTGTTCAGGCCGCCGGCCTCGCGACGCTCAAGGATGGCCAGCAGGTCAGCTTCGACACCGAGCCGGACCGCATGGGCAAGGGCCCAAAGGCGGTCAACCTCCAGGCTCTCTAA
- the uvrB gene encoding excinuclease ABC subunit UvrB, which translates to MTRSPKSSPKKPSTPSGFEEAPQAPLSGTPLSGNVSDWVKQLEAEAETSAFESQREIASKAGKHRKKVEITASKAAAKTVAGKTARGTSMGGSHDPKTRAAAGLNPVAGLDVSLEDADKLTTGSGVTATVEALAALIESGNPLFKDGKLWTPHRPARPDKSEGGISLKMVTDYQPSGDQPTAIADLVDGLSSGERNQVLLGVTGSGKTFTMAKVIEATQRPAVILAPNKTLAAQLYSEFKNFFPENAVEYFVSYYDYYQPEAYVPRSDTYIEKESSINEQIDRMRHSATRSLLERDDVVIVASVSCIYGIGSVETYTAMTFQMTVGDRLDQRQLLADLVAQQYKRRDMDFQRGSFRVRGDTIEIFPAHLEDAAWRISMFGDEIDAITEFDPLTGQKTGDLKSVKIYANSHYVTPRPTLNAATKAIKDELAHRLTELERAGRLLEAQRLEQRTRYDLEMLEATGSCQGIENYSRYLTGRKPGEPPPTLFEYIPDNALIFIDESHVTIPQIGGMYRGDFRRKATLAEYGFRLPSCMDNRPLRFEEWDAMRPDTIAVSATPGGWEMEQSGGVFAEQVIRPTGLIDPPVEVRSAKTQVDDVLGEIRETAAAGYRTLVTVLTKRMAEDLTEYLHEQGVRVRYMHSDIDTLERIEIIRDLRLGAFDVLVGINLLREGLDIPECGFVAILDADKEGFLRSETSLIQTIGRAARNVDGKVILYADTITGSMSRAMEETARRREKQMAYNLENGITPESVKAKISDILDSVYERDHVRADISGVAGKGFAEAGHLVGNNLQAHLNALEKQMRDAAADLDFETAARLRDEIKRLKAAELAVLDDPMAREEARSAEGATGKRKEEARSQENRKGASSSTSPSSPSSSASTRGSKATEEKSLFQKPSLDDMGPGTDTERPLFRKPDLDEMGRDVAIPAGSESDGKSLFRKNSLDEMTVGRTEKPVTGKVPDKPLVRAKPGVGSYEDPAEEKRRQGRTKGKTGRPGR; encoded by the coding sequence ATGACCCGATCTCCGAAGAGTTCCCCGAAGAAACCGTCAACACCCAGCGGCTTCGAAGAGGCCCCGCAGGCGCCGCTTTCCGGTACGCCGCTGTCCGGCAATGTCTCCGACTGGGTGAAGCAACTCGAGGCGGAAGCAGAAACGTCCGCTTTCGAGAGCCAGCGGGAGATCGCCTCCAAGGCCGGCAAACACCGCAAGAAGGTCGAGATCACCGCCTCGAAAGCCGCTGCGAAGACCGTCGCGGGCAAGACCGCGCGCGGCACATCGATGGGCGGCAGCCACGACCCGAAGACGCGGGCCGCCGCCGGTCTCAACCCGGTGGCCGGTCTCGATGTCTCGCTCGAGGATGCCGACAAGCTGACGACCGGCTCCGGCGTTACCGCGACGGTCGAAGCGCTGGCGGCGCTGATCGAGAGCGGCAATCCGCTCTTCAAGGACGGCAAGCTCTGGACGCCGCACCGCCCGGCCCGGCCGGACAAATCCGAAGGCGGCATATCGCTGAAGATGGTGACCGACTACCAGCCCTCCGGCGACCAGCCGACGGCGATCGCCGACCTCGTCGACGGTCTCTCCTCCGGCGAGCGCAACCAGGTGCTGCTCGGCGTCACCGGCTCCGGCAAAACCTTCACCATGGCCAAGGTGATCGAGGCGACGCAGCGCCCGGCCGTCATCCTGGCGCCGAACAAGACGCTTGCCGCCCAGCTCTATTCCGAATTCAAGAACTTCTTCCCGGAGAATGCGGTCGAGTATTTCGTCTCCTACTACGACTACTACCAGCCGGAAGCCTACGTGCCGCGCTCCGACACCTATATCGAGAAGGAATCCTCGATCAACGAGCAGATCGACCGCATGCGCCACTCGGCAACGCGCTCGCTGCTCGAACGCGACGACGTCGTCATCGTCGCCTCGGTCTCCTGCATCTACGGTATCGGCTCAGTCGAGACCTATACGGCGATGACCTTCCAGATGACTGTCGGCGACCGGCTCGACCAGCGGCAATTGCTCGCCGACCTGGTGGCACAGCAATACAAGCGCCGCGACATGGATTTCCAGCGCGGTTCGTTCCGGGTGCGCGGCGACACGATCGAGATCTTCCCGGCTCACCTTGAGGATGCCGCCTGGCGCATCTCGATGTTCGGCGACGAGATCGACGCCATCACCGAATTCGACCCGCTGACCGGCCAGAAGACTGGCGACCTGAAATCGGTGAAGATCTACGCCAACTCGCACTATGTGACGCCGCGGCCGACGCTGAACGCCGCCACCAAGGCGATCAAGGACGAGCTGGCGCACCGCCTCACCGAGCTGGAACGGGCCGGCCGGCTGCTCGAAGCGCAGCGCCTCGAACAGCGCACCCGCTACGACCTGGAAATGCTGGAGGCGACTGGCTCCTGCCAGGGCATCGAGAACTATTCGCGCTACCTGACCGGCCGCAAGCCGGGCGAGCCGCCGCCGACGCTGTTCGAATATATTCCGGACAACGCGCTGATCTTCATCGACGAGAGCCACGTCACTATTCCGCAGATCGGCGGCATGTATCGCGGCGACTTCCGCCGCAAGGCGACGCTGGCCGAATACGGCTTCCGCCTACCCTCCTGCATGGACAACCGGCCCTTGCGCTTCGAGGAATGGGACGCGATGCGTCCGGACACGATCGCCGTCTCGGCAACCCCCGGCGGCTGGGAAATGGAGCAGTCCGGCGGCGTCTTCGCCGAACAGGTGATCCGCCCGACCGGCCTGATCGATCCGCCGGTCGAGGTACGCTCGGCCAAAACCCAGGTCGACGACGTGCTCGGCGAGATCCGCGAGACCGCCGCCGCCGGCTACCGCACCCTCGTCACCGTGCTGACCAAGCGCATGGCCGAGGACCTCACCGAATATCTGCACGAACAGGGCGTGCGGGTGCGCTACATGCACTCCGACATCGACACGCTGGAGCGCATCGAGATCATCCGCGACCTGCGCCTCGGCGCCTTCGACGTGCTGGTCGGCATCAACCTGCTGCGCGAGGGTCTCGACATTCCCGAATGCGGCTTCGTCGCCATCCTCGACGCCGACAAGGAAGGCTTCCTGCGCTCGGAAACCTCGCTGATCCAGACGATCGGCCGCGCCGCCCGCAATGTCGACGGCAAGGTCATCCTCTATGCCGACACCATCACCGGCTCGATGAGCCGGGCGATGGAGGAGACTGCCCGCCGCCGCGAGAAGCAGATGGCCTACAACCTCGAAAACGGCATCACGCCGGAATCGGTGAAGGCGAAGATCTCCGACATTCTCGACTCGGTCTACGAGCGCGACCATGTCCGCGCCGACATCTCCGGCGTCGCCGGCAAGGGCTTTGCCGAGGCCGGCCACCTCGTCGGCAACAATCTGCAGGCACATCTCAACGCGCTCGAAAAACAGATGCGCGACGCCGCCGCCGACCTCGACTTCGAAACCGCCGCGCGGCTGCGCGACGAGATCAAGCGCCTCAAGGCCGCGGAGCTTGCCGTGCTGGACGACCCGATGGCGCGGGAAGAGGCGCGGAGCGCCGAAGGCGCGACAGGGAAGCGAAAGGAAGAGGCGCGATCGCAGGAGAACCGAAAGGGCGCCTCCTCTTCGACGTCCCCGTCTTCTCCGTCATCCTCGGCTTCGACCCGAGGATCCAAAGCCACGGAGGAGAAGTCACTCTTCCAGAAACCCTCGCTCGACGACATGGGCCCGGGCACCGACACCGAGCGCCCCCTGTTCCGCAAGCCCGACCTCGACGAAATGGGCCGCGACGTGGCGATTCCTGCGGGCAGCGAGTCGGACGGGAAATCGCTGTTCAGGAAAAACAGCCTCGACGAGATGACCGTCGGCCGGACCGAGAAGCCGGTGACTGGGAAAGTGCCGGACAAACCGCTGGTCCGCGCCAAGCCCGGCGTCGGCTCCTACGAGGATCCGGCGGAAGAGAAGCGCCGGCAAGGCAGGACGAAGGGCAAGACCGGGCGGCCGGGACGGTAG
- a CDS encoding DMT family protein, giving the protein MSLAVNPAYVWPVVLLLASNVFMTFAWYGHLKFTSSPLYIVIVASWGIAFFEYWLAVPANRIGHSVYSAAQLKTMQEVITLSVFVIFSVFWLKEPLGWHQLIGFALIALGASFIFKG; this is encoded by the coding sequence ATGTCCCTTGCCGTCAATCCCGCCTATGTCTGGCCGGTGGTGCTGCTGCTCGCCTCCAATGTCTTCATGACCTTCGCCTGGTACGGCCACCTGAAGTTCACATCCTCGCCGCTCTATATCGTCATCGTCGCGAGTTGGGGCATCGCCTTCTTCGAATATTGGCTGGCGGTGCCGGCCAACCGCATCGGCCATTCCGTCTATTCGGCGGCGCAGTTGAAGACGATGCAGGAAGTGATCACGCTCTCAGTCTTCGTCATCTTCTCGGTCTTCTGGCTGAAGGAGCCGCTCGGCTGGCACCAACTGATCGGCTTCGCGCTGATCGCGCTCGGAGCGTCGTTCATATTCAAGGGGTGA
- a CDS encoding DnaJ domain-containing protein codes for MIDPYALLGLERDADERAIRAAYRRAVKTAHPDRGGDAEQFGKLQTAYDLLKDPVRRKVFDDTGYDPQLVDPKQVKGLMMLETLVNDFILDLREPGSFDPIAAMRRKLSDDIVKTRFHILELERHRARVRKHLDRLGRRPETDVLGSMLRARSQSISDAIKTAEAQIGVIEQAYQMLEGYSYEMEPLEVEARAAE; via the coding sequence TTGATCGATCCCTATGCCCTCCTTGGACTTGAACGCGACGCCGATGAGCGGGCTATCCGGGCGGCCTACCGCCGGGCGGTGAAGACGGCGCATCCGGACCGCGGCGGCGATGCCGAGCAGTTCGGCAAACTGCAGACGGCCTATGACCTTTTGAAGGATCCAGTGCGCCGCAAGGTTTTTGACGACACCGGCTACGATCCGCAGCTCGTCGACCCCAAACAGGTCAAGGGTCTGATGATGCTCGAGACGCTCGTCAACGACTTCATCCTCGACCTGCGCGAGCCCGGCAGCTTCGATCCGATCGCGGCCATGCGCCGAAAGCTCTCCGACGACATCGTCAAGACGCGCTTCCACATCCTCGAACTGGAGCGCCACCGGGCGCGCGTCCGCAAGCACCTCGACCGCCTCGGCCGGCGGCCGGAGACCGACGTCCTCGGCTCGATGCTGCGCGCCCGCAGCCAGTCGATCAGCGATGCGATCAAGACGGCCGAAGCGCAGATCGGCGTGATCGAGCAGGCCTATCAGATGCTCGAAGGCTATTCCTATGAGATGGAGCCGCTGGAGGTGGAGGCGCGGGCGGCGGAGTAG
- a CDS encoding methyl-accepting chemotaxis protein: MRRFRISARLYALVAFALLAMAAALTFGLVQAQDKLVAERKAMLSAMNENAVAVFEAYHKQEQAGTLSREEAQKRALEAIKAMRYQDSGYFWVNDMQPAMVMHPIKPELDGKDLSQNKDPNGKFLFVEFVKTVQAEGRGFVDYYWPKPGAEEPVLKYSHVAGFKPWGWVVGTGVYADDLAAMFRERAWQVGGILAAAALAILLAALAIVRSVVRPVEKLKVSMQAIADEDVSSNIPETDRADEIGQMAKVLLVLRDSVKERLELRSRESEQQDRLNAERRGNEELQRSTAASQAEAMEALGAALERLASGDLTAEVGRIAPEYGKLKHDFNTAVAALRDVIGAISQSTEIVHGSAGDISEAANNLARRTEQQAAALEETAAALDEITSTVRHASDRAVEARDMVNETKASAAKSGGIVRNAIDAMGRIEDSSSRISQIIGVIDEIAFQTNLLALNAGVEAARAGEAGRGFAVVAQEVRELAQRSAGAAKEIKGLIGTSVKEVGAGVELVRSTGDALMEIEALVNQVNEQVASIATAAREQATGLQEVNTAVNSMDQMTQQNAAMVEETTAASQVLAQESRELKSLLEKFRLRDGQVAYGRAA, from the coding sequence ATGAGACGATTTCGGATTTCGGCGCGGCTATACGCGCTCGTGGCATTTGCGCTGCTGGCCATGGCGGCGGCATTGACCTTCGGCCTGGTCCAGGCGCAGGACAAGCTCGTCGCCGAACGCAAGGCAATGCTTTCGGCAATGAACGAGAACGCCGTCGCGGTGTTCGAGGCCTATCACAAGCAGGAACAGGCCGGAACGCTGTCGCGCGAGGAGGCGCAGAAGCGTGCGCTCGAAGCGATCAAGGCGATGCGCTACCAGGACAGCGGCTATTTCTGGGTCAACGACATGCAGCCAGCGATGGTGATGCATCCGATCAAGCCGGAACTGGACGGCAAGGATCTTTCCCAGAACAAGGACCCGAACGGAAAATTCCTGTTCGTCGAATTCGTCAAGACCGTGCAGGCTGAGGGCAGGGGCTTCGTCGACTATTACTGGCCGAAGCCGGGCGCCGAGGAACCGGTGTTGAAATATTCGCACGTGGCCGGCTTCAAGCCCTGGGGCTGGGTCGTCGGCACCGGCGTCTATGCCGACGACCTCGCGGCGATGTTCCGCGAGCGCGCCTGGCAGGTTGGCGGCATTCTCGCGGCGGCCGCGCTGGCGATCCTGCTGGCGGCGCTGGCGATCGTCCGCAGCGTCGTGCGGCCGGTTGAAAAGCTGAAGGTCTCGATGCAGGCGATTGCCGACGAGGACGTTTCCTCGAATATCCCGGAAACGGACCGTGCCGACGAGATCGGCCAGATGGCCAAGGTGCTGCTGGTGCTGCGCGATTCCGTGAAGGAGCGGCTGGAACTGCGCTCGCGCGAATCCGAGCAGCAGGATCGGCTGAACGCCGAGCGACGCGGCAACGAAGAACTGCAGCGCTCGACCGCCGCCTCCCAGGCCGAGGCGATGGAAGCGCTCGGCGCCGCACTGGAGCGGCTGGCAAGCGGCGATCTGACGGCCGAAGTCGGGCGGATCGCGCCGGAATACGGCAAGCTCAAGCACGACTTCAATACCGCCGTTGCCGCGCTTCGCGATGTGATCGGGGCGATCTCGCAATCGACGGAGATCGTGCACGGCAGCGCCGGCGACATTTCCGAGGCGGCGAACAACCTGGCACGGCGGACCGAACAGCAGGCCGCCGCCCTGGAAGAAACGGCTGCGGCGCTCGACGAGATCACCTCCACCGTGCGCCACGCCTCGGACCGCGCCGTCGAGGCGCGCGACATGGTCAACGAGACCAAGGCGAGTGCGGCGAAATCCGGCGGCATCGTGCGCAACGCGATCGATGCCATGGGCCGTATCGAGGACTCCTCGAGCCGCATCAGCCAGATCATCGGCGTTATCGACGAAATCGCCTTCCAGACCAACCTGCTGGCGCTGAACGCCGGCGTGGAAGCGGCGCGGGCAGGCGAGGCGGGACGCGGCTTTGCGGTCGTCGCCCAGGAAGTCCGCGAGCTTGCGCAACGGTCGGCGGGGGCTGCGAAGGAGATCAAGGGTCTGATCGGCACGTCGGTCAAGGAAGTCGGCGCTGGCGTCGAACTGGTGCGCTCGACGGGCGACGCCCTGATGGAGATCGAGGCGCTCGTCAACCAGGTGAACGAACAGGTCGCCTCTATCGCCACCGCGGCACGGGAACAGGCGACGGGCCTCCAGGAGGTCAACACGGCCGTCAACAGCATGGATCAGATGACCCAGCAGAACGCGGCGATGGTCGAGGAGACGACCGCTGCGAGCCAGGTGCTGGCGCAGGAGAGTCGCGAGTTGAAGTCGCTGCTCGAGAAGTTCCGCTTGCGCGACGGGCAGGTTGCGTATGGCCGGGCAGCCTGA
- a CDS encoding acyl-CoA thioesterase produces MNAVNRPNGELTLRTLAMPGDANAAGDIFGGWVMAQMDLSCGIRAAERARGRVVTAAVKEMAFALPVKIGDTLCIYTDIVTVGRTSMTLKVEAWAQRYLSHVMEKVTDAIFVMVALDGSGKPTPVPAE; encoded by the coding sequence ATGAATGCAGTGAACAGGCCGAACGGCGAGCTAACCTTGCGCACGCTGGCGATGCCCGGCGATGCCAACGCGGCCGGCGATATTTTCGGCGGATGGGTGATGGCGCAGATGGACCTTTCCTGCGGCATCCGCGCCGCCGAACGCGCCAGGGGCCGCGTCGTCACCGCCGCGGTGAAGGAAATGGCTTTCGCGCTGCCGGTGAAGATCGGCGACACGCTGTGCATCTATACGGATATCGTCACGGTCGGACGCACCTCGATGACGCTCAAGGTCGAGGCCTGGGCGCAACGCTATCTCTCGCATGTGATGGAGAAGGTCACCGACGCCATTTTCGTGATGGTGGCGCTCGACGGCAGCGGCAAGCCGACGCCTGTGCCGGCGGAATAG